Genomic segment of Acomys russatus chromosome 9, mAcoRus1.1, whole genome shotgun sequence:
aggtcccccttggtcacagtcatagggaaaagGGAttggagtgaaagtgggagggagggaggaatgggaggatgtatggaatgggatagaaaatgagatgtaatatgaattattttatctttcaataaaaatgtgttaaaaaaaaagaatggccaaCTCTTTCCCTATCCCCTTGATTTTGTTTAAGTTTGGACTAATCCTCGCACACTCCTGTTTATCATTTAAACCCAGCTCAAGTGGTTTTTCTACTCTGAGAAACTTTACTGCAATGAATCTCTTTCTCCATACagaattatttgtatttctagactctgttaagtgaagactttcatgggacatgccccttgggctaatgtccagatataagtgagtgtataccatttgactctttctgcttctgggtgaactcactcattatgatcatttctagttcaatccgtttgtccacaaatttccgggaattccttgtttttaatagctgagtagtattccatagtgtaaatgtaccacagtttttttatccattcttctactgagggacacttaggctgtttccatgttctggctattatcaataaggCCACTaggaacatggctgagcatatgtccctgttgtctggtggagcattttctgggtatattccaaggagtggaatatgtgggtcttgaggaagccctactcccagttttctgagaaagtgccagtagatttctgaagtggttgtacaagtttgcattccaaccagcaatgaaggagtgttcctctctccccacatcctcgccagcatgtgctgtccttgagtttttgatcttagccattctaatgggtgtaagatggaatcttagtgtcgttttgatttgcatttctctgatgactaatgacgctgagcatttccttaagtgtttctcagccattcaatattcctctgttgagaattctctgtttagttctgacccccatttcttaattgggttatttggtttggtggtgtttaatttcttgagttctttatatattttggatattagacctttgtcagatgtagggttggtgaagatcttttcccagtctgtaggttgtcactttgttttgttgacagtgtctcctgccttacagaagcttctcagcctcatgaggtcccatttattaattgttgaccttaaggcctgggctgttggtgttctcttcaggaagttgtctcctgtgccaatgtgttccaggctcttccccagttttccctctaaccgatttaacgtctctggttttatgttgaggtctttaatccacttggacttgagttttgtgcatggtggcaaATAACACTTTTATTTCTTGTAAAAATCTTAATCTCTGCAATGTGTTGAATTTTATGTTCCCATTGTCTTAGTTTTTCTGCAGGTGTTAAGAGATCTGTCAAAGGATCCTGTCTAGCAGATTTGGCTTGTTCACTGCTGATTGTacccttgattttttaaaagcaatcaatctctaatacacacacacacacacacacacacacacacacacgtgtgtgtgtattagcattTGGGTACATGACAGTatcaaatgttattttatatttaaatttttaatttctttgtgtgtgtgtaggttagcaAGCACTGTGGGGGtaaccttcctcttcctctccgtGAGTTCTggatatcgtgtgtgtgtgtgtaggttagagcACACTGTGGGGGCCATCTTTCCTCTCTGTGGGTCCTGGGTATCATATTCAGGTCAGTGGGACTGGCAGAAGACACCTTTTCCCCCTGAGTCATCATGCTGACCtatcaaatgtctttttaaaaatgagtaatgtATGCCTATTTACTCAAGCCTTTCTGCATTTAGCGTTTAGGCATCTTGTGTACAGCTTTTTATAACTCTTGCTTTTGTGTCACAGGAAGTAACCAGTACATCTTGAAGTGCAGTCTCATTGCTTAGCTGAGGAGAGGGCAGAGTGTGGGAAGTCAGATGGACAGCAGGAGATGGCAGATATTACAAAGCAGTACAAGCTATAGACTAAAGGGGAGAAGTGGGCATAAATgataccccccccctttttttttttaactagcaaAGCATGTTATTTTGGAGGAACACTTCCCTTCCTTTGAGGAACTGCTTTCGGCTCACAgtaattttgcattttttattgaTGGGACCTTCACTGGCTGGTTATCAGTGGATGATGCACTTTGGGGACATCACAACTCTCTTTTGAAATGCTTAAGGTCTAAAGACTGGTGCAGAGGGATACCCTTGTGGTCAGTGGGGGTAGTGTAAACTTGGAGCTGGTTCCCTTTTTTGTTGAAGAGGGCCTCTATGGTAGAGGCCGCATGAAAGAAGCTGGCATTGTAGCAGACAGGATCCACATCCATGTGAAAGACAGCAAAGTAATATTGCTTTTTGTTTCAGATTTTCACTCTTCTCAATAAGAGTTGATGTCCTGGTAGTGGGATTAGCAACTGGAGAAAAGTGGGTAGGGACATGTCAAAGAGTAAGGAAACTTGGCAGTTCATTGCGACCTCAAACTATAGCTAGCTACGAAGTGCTAATCTGCATTAGCAAGTTCTATAGATGACTAAAATGTGGTGGGATCATCTCTCTCTTTAAGTtgctatataaaaatgtataaataacttaaaaataataaatattttgatttaacATTTCTGGTAATGTTAATGTTTAGTTCAAACTTACTTAGCACCATAGTTATTATAGCCTTCTGgttgtgtatacatacatagacTTTAACTCAAATGGGTTAAAATGTAGAACAATGGGAAAACCCAAATGAAAACATATCTAATACCATAATGCAAGGCATAGCATTCGAGATGTAGCGTAAAATCCCACTTAATGTGTGAGTTTGCTAGAAAACAGGATAATTTTCAGCTAAGCAGAATCAGAGATGGCTTTATTAGAGTTTTGGCTGCCCTGTCAAGTGACATCGATTTTACTACATTCCAGATGGCAGGTTGGTTCTGGCTGCCTTGTGCATGCAGACATCCACAGTGTTTTAATTAGGCACTTTGGGCATTCACATCTCTGATGTGAAGAAGGCCTTTGTATTTCCAAGGTTTAATGCAGAGAACACAAGGCTTTCTTATTATTTAGTGCAATATAATCTCTTACAAATCAAACATGCTCTTAAGAGACAATTTTCTTGTCTGCAAAGTCTCAGAACATTTGGTAAAGGGGATGAAGACAGGGTGGCTTTGATGGCAATCAGTAAATTTTGATGGCGCTTTCTTTGTTATCAGAGTTTAGGCATCCTGGAGAATTCAGAGAAGATACAGGCACCCAGAGGACTGTAGGTCAAAGATATCAAGTTGGTAGGACAAGTGAACAGAGTAAGGTATAGAGGACCTTAGATGTGGAAGCCTTTAATAGTGGAAACACTACTAGAGATAGAAAAACATGGGGAGATGTAggaaacaatattaaaaagacagagagaaagaatgttctTAAATTATGGGTAGAGTTGACAGGTCAACTCTAAAAAGTCGAATCATGTTGACTTTTTAGAGAAAGACACAGCAGGTCTGTAACAAGATTGGTCACATTATCCGTTATTTACCCATTTCTCCTTCACTTTTGGTTCCTTCAGACTGGTGGCAAGAATTTTAAATCGGCCACGTGTCTttggtgaatatgatcaaatctCCTAAGATATCGACTTTGCTTATCCCTGGTAGCAAAGGATTAACTAGACAGTAAGTACATATGATGAAAAATGTCAGATGATTTGTATtaactcaggaagtagagaaggCTAGCTTGCATCTTATGGAAGAAGCATATTTCCACTGGTGATTGCTTTCTCACCTAAGATTTACAGCCTAACCAGTTGCACAGTGCTTTAAACAGAGAAGCTGATGAATAATTTCCTGCCGGGCAGACTGTAGGCTTAATTAATGTGTAATGCAAAAGCTGATTTCTGTATGCCCCCCCATATCTGCTTGCAATGCttcttctgagaatctcctgtatcAGTGTTGTATAACTTatgctccccaattgtctccttgtatgccaataaagcagtttacagccaatctctgagcaggagagagaatggggCTGGACTTCCGGCCAGGTAGGGGTGGaaaagttagaagaggaagtaggggaatCAGTAGGGGATTCATCCACAttcagaggtgcaggagagataaAAAAGATTCAGCTGGaccaaagaaagaactaaaaagcaagtaacttggggattttggcaaagatggatgcaggataacatagaggattaagaatacacttaaactgctcaagattgtattgtaaagccttataaactGATataaaaagagtctcaattaGATGTGTGATAGCCAGCTTAAGagaaaaactaagagaaacaaacatagttatataaaaataaccctaACAACAgagttttatttctatgtttttgaaTTAATACTTGGTGTGCGCTAGTCTGTTCTAGCCACTGGTAGTAGAACCAGTAATTAACATGACAGTtgtctgtaaggcaggaggaccagtcAAAGACGCtaagtgagaaaacaaaaaaaaaatatgcacacTCTGAATATATGAGTGAAGGCTGGGTAGTGATGTTCAGTTGTGGGATAAGAAAGAGACTTTTGCTAAGGTCAGACTTAAAACAAGAGTGGAAGATCTTATTTCAAATGGGGGGGGGTTATGAGGGTAGGAAAAATATTTGGGGGGTATTGTCTACTTTTGGGCTGGACCTGCTCAGTGAGAAGTGGCTTTGAGTGGTACATCTTGCTATAAGAAGCTAGGGTTaagtggagaggaaggaagctgtTACATCGTGGACCTCTCTGCATGTGGAACTGCACTGGCATGAGACTGACAGCGAGGTTCTGCACAGGTAAGTGCTGGGTATGGTGCTTGTAGCTCTGCCCCATCAGGCACAGCACAACCTCCCTGTTCTACAGCATAAAGTTAGGGACATGCCTCTGGGATTAAATATGGGCTGGatccttagtttcttttcttgggtATGTGAAGACAACTGAGAATACTACGCATTGTATTTGATCTCGATGGAGGGATCAATGCACCCTAAAGGTGCCGATGGGGTGACTTTGGAATATCTGTAAGagctatatttaaaatattttcaaaaaggtATTCTAAAGAGCTCTCCAGGTTATCTTTATTTGTTTAAAGGTCACATCAAGGTCATCATGCCTAGTCCAGATTCAGGATAAATGTGAAATCGCTCTTACCTGCCGTAGCCTGCATTAACTGCTGTTTAGCCCTCTTCCCGTGAAGTGATTTCAGCAACTAGTTTCAGGCTATGCACGCTAGGAAAGCTGCAGAGGAAACTCTTAGGGAGACACATTAATGCCACCAAAGGACATCAGCTGGTGTCTGAAGGGTCTGTTCTTCAGTGAACCAGCCCGAGTCGTGCAGCATGTACGTGAGAAGCACAAGAATAGATTTCTTTAATCTGCTCCATTATGTTTATTTCTCCTTATCCATATATGGTAAGAAAGGTTTCACATACTTTTCAACATTCACTTGCGTTTGACAAaacttgactttttaaaacctGGTTGGTAAGTATCAGGTGTTCTTCCTCAGCCTTTCTTTATAAGTCTTCTTCCTCCATTCCATTTCGGTCTTTGGCACCTGATCTACCCATCCTCTTCTCATGTCTCTCAGTACTCCACACTCCACACTCTTACAGCAGAGGTCAAAGGTTATAGTTCCTACAGGCCCCTTgaagactcagtgggtaaaatgaaGCCTTTTGCTGGAgggggggtgatggggggggCAGAGATCTACTTCTAAGTTTAGTGAAGCTGGGAAACAAATGTTTCTTTCAGCTTTTGTGTAATTAGCCAGCATCTTAAGAAGATGGAATTTTATGTTATTATAgttattttttcagaaataagtaGCCGAAAGGATACACCTAGCTGCTGTTTATTTGCTTAGCCGTCTACACGATCTCTGCCTTCATTTTGccttttaataatgtatttttgtCATATCTAATCTTGATTTATTAGCAATACATTGACTTAACTGGGATTATACACAAATTTTGTCTCCTTTTAAGAATTTATGTTCCAGGCTAGTGAGTGTATTAAtacttataaaaatcttaaaagtggGAATAACATATAAATGTGTGCTGTGTAATTTTAACAGGTGAGGACTCAAGCACAGCCTATCCACAATCACATTTCTTCAACGTGATAAGTTACCAGGGCCTGCaaggcttattttaaaaatgtgtttgctgCCTGCCACTGTGCTACCAAAAATAAACTGGTCTGAGGGAACTAAGTGTGAGGGGACATTCCTGGAAGCTGTGTCATCTGAGGCCATTTGTGACAAAGCATTcttgatctttctctctctctctctctctctctctctctctctctctctctctctctctctttctcaacttCATCCAAATCACACTGGAATATGtcaaaagatctctctctctctctcagtatgtgtgtgtttaaggcaAATATACTTCCTACTGCCAAATTACAATAATTAAGCTTGTATTTTGTCTCAATTATTTCAAAATCTGTTAAGTGGAGTCAGAGTCACCAAACAAACCACATACTACAGAACTATTAATTTTGAGAGGATGAAGATTGGAAGTTAATGTCCATGtgccctgcctccatccctctctctctgtgtctctctctctgtgtctctctctctctctcacccacacacacacccacacacacgcgcgcgtgcacacacacactcacacacgtgcacgcacgcatgctGGTGTCAAAGCCACAAAGCCTGGAGTCAGTCAAAAGTCCtttaatagcctggtgaccttgATCAACTTAGCTTGCTTATCTCATCCTGGCTATGAAGTGTAGCAAATGAATGTTTTTAGTGCCAGTGGGTTGTGTCAAAATCATTAAGGTATCACTTCAGTGAAAAGTCACAATTGATTTGCATAGACACCATGTAGGGTATAAATTCAACCACTTAAGAATTCAGGTGGCCAGAGGATTTGGAACACAGTGCCAGGCCACAGATTTCTGCCCAGtatgagagagatgagagagagagaaagagagagagagagagagagagagagagagagagagagagagagagagagagagagagagagagagagagaggagagagagagagagagagagactgacggagggagggagggagggagggagggagggagggagggagggaggagggacggaGGGACGGAGGTACAGAAGGAGGGAGCATCGTTACTCTAAGAATGGAGACCCATGCTAAGGATGTGACCCTCCAACCTTTGAACCATCTCAAAAATTTACAAATCTAGGATGCATAtgcaggagaggggacaggaggactGAGACATTCAAGGAATGACAAGGGATTCCAGAGGCTTCTGTTTGAAGACTTTTGTGATGCAGAGTCCTCTGAAGTGGGACAGGACTAGTACCCGACCCCCACTCACACCCAACAGGGAAGCAAAGATCAGTTACAGCATCTACCCTCTAGAGTCTTTTCCGTGCCTCTGCTCAACGGGTTCTTGCACCACAGGGATTCAAGAACCTGGCTTGCTCTCATCCCTACTCCCACGCAGGTCTCCGCTTGGCCCACCGCGCCCCCACCCAACCTGGTGTCATGGAATTCCCCCAGACCCACCCAGTAACGGTTTTTGGATCAGCAGCTTCcgacccctcccccttttctttgcTCACTAGAGCCGCAGTGCCACAGGCTTCTGAGAGGGGCAATCCGCCCCGGAACCGACGTGAGCAGCCCTGGGCGGGGTTGGTGGAAGCCGCCTAGGGTTCCCTCAGTTCCAGTCCGGTCCTCTTCACACCCCACACTTCCCTCTTACGCAGGACCCCATCCCCAGTCCCAAGCCTGTTCCTTTCCCGTCTCCCTGCGCAGCTCGCTGCTCCTGcccgcctcccaccccaccccacacgaCCCGCGCGCCTAGCACGCGCAGCCGAACTCGGCGCCGCCTCCATCAGAGCCGAGCGGGCGGCTCAGCCGAACAGCCGTCTCTGCCGCCGCCGTCACGCCGGTCCTCCGTGTCCCCTCCTGGTCCCGCCCTCCCAGTCCTGGCGCCCTAGTGCCCCTTCCgcccacctccttcctccttctcggGCCTCCTCTAGCGCTCTCACTGGCTGCAGTCCGCGCCTGGCCCGCCATCGGGCGGGCAGGAGGGCGGCGGCGGCTCCACCATGAGCGACGAGGGCAGCAATCGCTGTAGCGGGGCGGATAGCCGCGAAGCGGAGCCGCCCCTGCCCcagccgcccccacccccgccgctcgaagagctggccctggtccCTACCTCCCCACGCTACTTGCCGCGGGTGCCCGAGCCTCTGGAGCGCACCTCCGGGTCGGGCGAGCCTCTGGTAGAGGTGGCTCCGCGGCTCAGGGGCTCGGAGgagccgctgccgctgccgccgtcTCTGTTGCCCAGCGACCAGGAGGTGTCAGCGGCCGGAGACTCCTGCGAAAGTGTCAGACGCCTTCCGGAGGTGACGGTCCCCGAGGCAGCGGCGGGGAAGGGAGGCCCAGGGGAACCCGAGGCCGGCGCGTGCGGGGAAGGCGAGCGGCGATGCATCGGAGACCAGCCCGAGACACGCTCCGTGTGCAGCAGccgcagcagtagcagcagcggAGGTGGGGACCAGCGCTCGGgccatcagcaccagcaccatcaGCCCATTTGCAAGATCTGCTTCCAGGGCGCAGAGCAGGTAAGGCCTGAGGGATGGGCTCACCCGGCCGGCATGGGTAGCCCTTTCAGCACCGCGGACAGCGCACGCATCGCAGCAGAGCCTTCCTTTCCAGTTCCTTTTCTGTGAAGGCAGATAAAAGTGTCCCGGTGGCGAATACAGAAGTAAATTAACCTATGCAGTTTCCCTCTACCTCATTTTGCAGTCAGACCCTCCTCAGGCACCTATAATGATAGCATCATTAAGAATTTCTTGTGAATTACTCAAAGGATTTTAGTTTGTAAGTAGAATCAAACCTATAAGATGCAAAGGTTATGTCTTTTCTATTGATGTATCCAGATAGCTTAGTCTTATGATACAAATGAAGGCGGAGGAGGTGGTGTAAGTCATGCTACAGTACCAGAAGAAGCTGTTTACTTACTGCaaatttttaatgagaaatgtgCTACAGTTCTTGCAAAAGGAAGTACTTCAAACCAAAGGCTATTTTAGCCAATTGATGAGCTTTATGCTTTGTTAGGAACacgtttttaaaattataactacCACTGTAAACACCATTAGGGGCATGTGCAAACTTCCATGCCCATGATCACAATGAGGAAGGGATAATGCTTCACCCTTCCAAAGTGTGTGAAAACATTAGGTTTAATGTCTTTGAGAGTTAGGAAGTTGCAGAAGAATATGCAGGCTTTCAGGAATATAGCGCCCCTGTCAATATTTATGATGCTACATTTAGAAAAAGTAAAAGCCTAAGCCTGTTATGAG
This window contains:
- the Marchf11 gene encoding E3 ubiquitin-protein ligase MARCHF11 isoform X2, giving the protein MSDEGSNRCSGADSREAEPPLPQPPPPPPLEELALVPTSPRYLPRVPEPLERTSGSGEPLVEVAPRLRGSEEPLPLPPSLLPSDQEVSAAGDSCESVRRLPEVTVPEAAAGKGGPGEPEAGACGEGERRCIGDQPETRSVCSSRSSSSSGGGDQRSGHQHQHHQPICKICFQGAEQGELLNPCRCDGSVRYTHQLCLLKWISERGSWTCELCCYRYHVTAIKMKQPCQASLSMKELQFTECSSDGELLICTGMY